The proteins below are encoded in one region of Chiloscyllium punctatum isolate Juve2018m chromosome 9, sChiPun1.3, whole genome shotgun sequence:
- the rp2 gene encoding protein XRP2, with amino-acid sequence MGCLFSRKSKEKDRERKKKKEKVPDAEEEPKQYSWDQREKIDVKDYMLVQVKDQTVGRLPSKVAGEQFVIQECENCNIYIFDHSATITIDDCTNCRIFLGPIKGSVFFRNCTDCKCVVACQQFRTRDCKKMDIFLCCATQPIIESSTGMKFGCFQYYYPELGYQFKDAGLSIFNNNWSNIHDFTPVADENNWTLLPEDALPQDFVPLPDLEEFKSVRISTELNRSIVPVTRGHRQKNSEELCLVVFFAGVYTTANARKLIDEMAAKDFALVQTKEISMRPDDANRVFKEKAADFIPLLQQGPVVALEFNGDGAVEACQNIVSTVFSASKVFVSESKSSASQDVDNFYNYADMQMGM; translated from the exons ATGGGCTGCCTGTTCTCCCGGAAATCTAAGGAGAAAGAccgagagaggaaaaagaaaaaggagaaggTGCCCGATGCCGAGGAGGAGCCGAAGCAATACAGCTGGGACCAGCGGGAGAAG ATTGATGTTAAAGACTATATGCTGGTTCAGGTAAAGGATCAGACAGTGGGACGATTGCCTAGCAAAGTTGCCGGTGAGCAATTTGTCATCCAAGAATGcgaaaattgcaacatttacattTTTGACCACTCTGCTACCATCACTATTGATGACTGCACCAACTGCAGGATATTTCTGGGACCCATCAAGGGCAGTGTCTTTTTCCGTAACTGTACAGACTGCAAATGTGTTGTTGCTTGTCAGCAATTCCGCACTCGTGATTGCAAAAAAATGGACATCTTCCTATGTTGTGCCACACAACCTATCATCGAATCATCCACGGGCATGAAGTTTGGTTGTTTCCAATATTACTATCCCGAGTTGGGCTACCAGTTCAAAGATGCAGGTTTGAGTATCTTCAACAATAACTGGAGCAACATCCATGACTTCACCCCTGTTGCGGATGAGAACAACTGGACCTTGTTGCCTGAAGATGCGCTACCCCAGGATTTTGTTCCTCTTCCTGATTTGGAAGAGTTCAAATCAGTTCGGATCTCCACCGAGTTGAACAGAAGCATTGTTCCAGTCACACGGGGGCACAGGCAGAAGAACAGCGAAGAGTTGTGCTTGGTCGTGTTTTTTGCTGGAGTTTACACAACAGCCAATGCCAGGAAGTTAATTGACGAG ATGGCTGCAAAGGATTTTGCTCTTGTTCAAACAAAAGAAATTTCAATGCGGCCAGATGATGCCAACAGAGTATTTAAGGAGAAAGCAGCAGATTTTATTCCACTACTTCAGCAAG GCCCTGTTGTTGCATTGGAATTTAATGGCGATGGTGCAGTGGAAGCATGTCAGAATATAGTCAGTACTGTGTTCAGTGCATCTAAG